A genomic window from Pseudomonadales bacterium includes:
- a CDS encoding TonB-dependent receptor, which translates to MTSNQLLTLILFPLFAFAAPSKASDQKHRDAHDDHAEEIEEIIVQATRSRRRVQDEPIRVEVLSQEEIEEKLLMRPGNISMMLNETGGLRVQVTSAALGSANVRVQGMRGRYTQLLADGLPLYGGQAASLGLLQVPPSDLGQVEVIKGSASALYGGQALGGVINLVSKRPGPEAGGEFIGNATTRDAQDYSAYFASPFGRGWSGSVLTGYNRQSVQDLDDDDWIDMPGYDRYSIRPRLFFDGSDGSRIYLTAGAMSEDRRGGTVSGGLAPDGAPFAQNQETHRYDGGLVLERPVSNWGYAQLRASGMRQSHNHRFGQLLEEDEHETMLIEASLAGETLTTSWVGGLAYQSDDYDAETFPVFDYSYESPALFAQLDRDLGSAVSVAASARWDDHSEYGGRFSPRLSLLYRPGPWTIRTSWGRGFYAPTPFVEETEAAGLSRLEPLSGLHAEKAETLSIDFGYAAGALETGVTLFASDIDDAVRLEAVSADQVRLVNQNGVTRTRGVEALLRWRHAPYVVTASYLYLDASEPAGDTPGRRTVPLTPRHSAGVVAMWEQHDRGRIGLELYYTGTQPLEDNPYRSEGKPYLHIGLLGEIVLGRYGLFLNLENLLNNRQSRSEPLVRPVRAPDGRWTVDAWEPLEGFIANAGVRIRLGS; encoded by the coding sequence ATGACGTCCAACCAATTACTGACTCTCATCCTGTTCCCGCTGTTTGCGTTCGCGGCCCCATCGAAGGCGAGCGACCAGAAACATCGTGATGCACATGATGACCACGCCGAGGAGATCGAGGAAATCATCGTCCAGGCCACCCGTTCGCGGCGCCGGGTCCAGGACGAGCCGATCCGGGTCGAGGTGCTGTCCCAGGAGGAGATCGAAGAGAAGCTGCTCATGCGCCCCGGCAACATCTCGATGATGCTCAACGAGACCGGCGGCCTGCGGGTTCAGGTCACTTCCGCCGCGCTCGGCTCCGCCAATGTCCGCGTGCAGGGCATGCGCGGTCGCTACACCCAGTTGCTGGCCGACGGACTGCCGCTGTATGGCGGTCAGGCCGCGTCCCTCGGACTGCTGCAGGTGCCACCGAGCGACCTCGGTCAGGTGGAGGTGATCAAGGGTTCGGCGTCCGCCCTGTATGGCGGCCAGGCACTGGGCGGTGTGATCAACCTGGTGTCGAAACGCCCGGGTCCGGAAGCCGGGGGCGAGTTCATCGGCAATGCCACCACCCGGGATGCCCAGGACTATTCCGCCTACTTCGCAAGTCCCTTCGGCAGGGGCTGGAGCGGCTCGGTGCTCACCGGCTACAACCGGCAGTCTGTGCAGGATCTGGACGACGATGACTGGATCGACATGCCCGGTTACGACCGCTACTCGATCCGACCGCGATTATTCTTCGACGGCTCGGATGGTTCCCGCATCTATCTGACCGCTGGCGCCATGAGCGAAGACCGGCGCGGGGGTACGGTCAGCGGCGGGCTGGCGCCGGACGGAGCGCCCTTTGCACAGAATCAGGAGACTCACCGTTACGACGGCGGCCTGGTGCTGGAGCGTCCGGTCTCCAACTGGGGATACGCACAGCTGCGCGCCTCGGGGATGCGCCAGTCCCACAACCACCGTTTCGGGCAACTGCTCGAGGAAGACGAACACGAGACGATGCTGATTGAAGCCTCCCTGGCCGGTGAAACGCTCACCACGTCCTGGGTGGGCGGCCTCGCTTATCAGAGCGATGACTACGACGCGGAAACCTTCCCGGTCTTCGACTACAGCTACGAATCACCGGCCCTGTTCGCCCAGCTCGACCGCGATCTCGGTTCCGCTGTCAGCGTGGCCGCCAGCGCCCGCTGGGATGATCACAGTGAATACGGCGGCCGGTTCAGCCCGCGGCTGTCGCTGCTTTATCGCCCCGGACCCTGGACGATCCGCACCTCCTGGGGACGCGGATTCTATGCACCGACCCCGTTCGTCGAGGAGACGGAGGCGGCGGGACTGTCACGCCTCGAACCCTTATCCGGCCTCCATGCCGAGAAAGCGGAGACTCTGTCGATCGACTTCGGTTATGCAGCTGGCGCGCTGGAGACGGGCGTCACGCTGTTCGCATCGGATATCGACGACGCGGTGCGGCTGGAGGCTGTGTCAGCGGATCAGGTGCGGCTCGTCAATCAGAACGGGGTCACCCGCACGCGGGGCGTGGAGGCACTGCTGCGCTGGCGACATGCACCCTATGTGGTGACTGCAAGCTATCTCTACCTGGATGCCAGCGAACCGGCGGGGGATACACCCGGTCGCCGCACAGTGCCGCTGACCCCGCGACATTCGGCTGGCGTCGTGGCCATGTGGGAGCAGCATGACCGGGGCAGGATCGGTCTCGAGCTGTACTACACGGGCACCCAGCCTCTCGAGGACAATCCGTATCGAAGCGAAGGCAAGCCCTATCTGCACATCGGCCTGCTCGGAGAGATCGTGCTGGGCCGCTACGGACTGTTCCTGAATCTCGAGAATCTGCTGAACAATCGCCAGTCCAGGTCGGAGCCGCTGGTACGCCCGGTGCGCGCACCGGACGGCCGCTGGACGGTGGACGCCTGGGAACCGCTGGAGGGATTCATTGCCAATGCCGGCGTGCGCATTCGTCTGGGATCCTGA
- a CDS encoding peptidase — protein sequence MTYCVGVQVDEGLVMVSDSRTNAGVDQVSTYSKMWSVGVPGERQFMICSAGNLATTQAVLNEVKRDAKEGAETSLMTVSSLTQAAAYLGRLSIEEQKKHAEQTLDPGGMQMFSSSFIIAGEVAGSEPGLYLVYPEGNYIASSSQAPFLQIGEIKYGKPILDRVISRSTDLNHAALCALVSMDGTMRSNLTVGPPIELSIYTAGSLQPPRYISFDQDSEYLRSLSKTWNRLLEQAFEKLPLIPLAESQP from the coding sequence ATGACTTACTGTGTCGGCGTTCAGGTAGACGAAGGGCTGGTGATGGTCTCCGACTCGCGGACCAATGCGGGCGTGGATCAGGTCAGCACCTACAGCAAGATGTGGTCCGTAGGGGTACCTGGCGAGCGTCAGTTCATGATCTGCTCCGCCGGAAATCTCGCGACAACCCAGGCGGTACTCAACGAAGTCAAACGGGATGCGAAGGAAGGTGCGGAAACCAGCCTGATGACCGTATCGAGCCTCACCCAGGCCGCCGCCTACCTGGGCAGACTCAGTATCGAAGAACAGAAGAAGCACGCCGAACAGACCCTGGACCCGGGCGGGATGCAGATGTTCTCTTCGAGTTTCATCATTGCAGGCGAGGTGGCCGGATCCGAGCCGGGTCTGTACCTCGTATATCCGGAAGGCAACTACATCGCGAGCTCATCACAGGCGCCTTTCCTCCAGATCGGTGAAATCAAGTACGGCAAGCCCATTCTCGATCGTGTCATCAGTCGCAGTACCGACCTGAATCACGCCGCTCTCTGCGCGCTGGTGTCGATGGATGGCACCATGCGCAGTAATCTCACCGTTGGTCCGCCGATCGAACTCAGCATTTACACCGCCGGCAGCCTGCAGCCCCCGCGATACATTTCATTCGACCAGGACAGCGAATATCTTCGCTCGCTTTCGAAGACCTGGAACAGGCTGCTCGAGCAGGCATTCGAGAAGCTGCCGCTCATACCCCTGGCCGAAAGCCAGCCCTGA
- a CDS encoding glutaminase, producing MESDLNSLLARACDSVRTEIGKGKVADYIPALAHVDPGRFGAAVVTVEGDCALYGDAAEPFSVQSISKLFTLTLALEKVQQDLWERVGVEASGNAFNSILQLEREAGIPRNPFINAGALVVSDVLLGDSSPAVVIAELLTLLRTLSGDTSVHIDQQVAASEKETGFRNASLANFLKSFDNLKNDVDEVLEVYFNQCALAMTCEQLARSALFLANGGVDPASGHRVVNGRRARRICSIMLTCGHYDASGEFAFRVGLPGKSGVGGGIVAVVPGRAAIAVWSPGLNKAGNSLVGTAALEAFVHTSGWNMF from the coding sequence ATGGAATCCGATCTGAATTCGCTGCTTGCCCGTGCCTGTGATTCTGTTCGCACGGAGATCGGCAAAGGCAAAGTGGCCGACTACATACCCGCGCTGGCTCACGTAGATCCCGGAAGATTCGGCGCAGCGGTAGTGACCGTGGAGGGGGATTGCGCGCTGTACGGTGATGCGGCAGAACCCTTTTCAGTGCAGAGCATTTCGAAGCTTTTCACTCTCACCCTCGCGCTCGAAAAGGTTCAGCAGGATCTGTGGGAGCGGGTCGGGGTCGAGGCGTCGGGCAACGCCTTCAACTCAATCCTGCAGCTGGAGCGGGAAGCGGGTATACCGCGCAATCCCTTCATCAACGCCGGGGCGCTGGTGGTGAGTGACGTGCTGCTTGGTGACAGCAGCCCCGCCGTGGTGATCGCCGAGCTGCTGACACTGCTGCGAACGCTGAGTGGCGATACGAGCGTACACATCGACCAGCAGGTCGCAGCCTCGGAGAAAGAAACGGGATTCAGAAACGCGAGTCTCGCGAATTTTCTGAAGAGCTTCGACAATCTGAAAAACGACGTGGATGAAGTGCTTGAGGTCTATTTCAATCAATGCGCACTGGCCATGACCTGCGAGCAGCTGGCGCGCTCAGCACTGTTTCTCGCTAACGGTGGTGTTGATCCGGCTTCCGGACACAGGGTGGTGAATGGACGCCGGGCCCGGCGGATCTGTTCCATCATGCTGACCTGCGGTCACTACGATGCGTCGGGAGAGTTTGCCTTCAGAGTGGGTCTTCCCGGCAAGAGTGGGGTGGGTGGCGGCATCGTGGCCGTCGTTCCCGGTCGTGCGGCGATCGCAGTCTGGTCTCCGGGACTCAATAAGGCGGGAAACTCACTGGTGGGCACCGCCGCATTGGAAGCCTTCGTTCATACCTCAGGCTGGAACATGTTCTAG
- a CDS encoding outer membrane beta-barrel protein — protein sequence MNTRRLLAFSTIGFFSISSQAGELSSSIITATSYDSNVYSTDSGSEVDDTIFQLGGELDLRSETEQRFDYQLSLRGLYDWYSQESDLDDMQFRERLRLGYDLSRTTRLTLDQSFRRVPNLNFDREDFIAGDTGIDVRKNRYYRSDMDLNLEHALSNRWKVDFSLEHQVVDFKENQTRSDSDTIGVRGLLSYTLSDRHDLGFGMRYASQDFDRAPSRLGAKSEYLGALVSWTFRISSNARLEFEGGPTHIDARQKTTTTTQASTFAGVDLGDRVLRANFAACTPGQGQTQPIASRCRFDDPVAPPIEADDLGAQQAYPLNVTGADLSNDDVVFFGRLALNVEVSDWEIEARMVRRPSAISGESLASRLDEIALSLDYGPASTRWRTYGEFRWEQRDDLTPAEEIDYTLLPGPNGQALLDASFLSATGGEKRDSYAILLGAGYAISRSFQASLEGRYRFIDRDDLSAGGQDSDTYVINLSLRYDLAPKRF from the coding sequence ATGAACACACGCAGGCTTCTCGCATTCTCCACCATCGGTTTCTTCTCGATCAGTTCCCAGGCGGGAGAACTGTCCAGTTCGATCATCACCGCAACGTCTTACGACTCGAACGTCTACTCGACGGACAGCGGCAGCGAAGTGGACGACACGATTTTCCAACTGGGCGGGGAGCTGGATCTGCGAAGCGAGACAGAGCAGCGTTTCGATTACCAGCTGAGCCTGCGTGGACTTTACGACTGGTATTCACAGGAAAGTGACCTGGACGACATGCAGTTCCGTGAACGGTTGAGACTGGGATACGACTTGAGCAGAACAACCCGGCTCACACTTGATCAGAGTTTCCGTCGGGTGCCGAACCTGAATTTCGATCGGGAGGATTTCATAGCAGGCGATACGGGTATCGACGTCAGGAAGAATCGCTATTACCGCTCTGATATGGATCTGAATCTGGAACACGCGCTGTCGAACCGCTGGAAGGTGGACTTCTCGCTCGAACACCAGGTTGTGGACTTCAAGGAAAACCAGACGCGCAGTGACAGCGACACAATCGGGGTTCGAGGCCTGCTCAGCTATACGCTGTCGGATCGGCACGATCTGGGGTTCGGCATGCGCTATGCCAGCCAGGATTTCGACAGAGCACCGAGTCGCCTGGGGGCGAAGAGTGAGTATCTTGGTGCACTGGTATCCTGGACCTTTCGCATCAGCAGCAATGCACGTCTCGAGTTCGAAGGTGGGCCGACCCACATCGACGCCAGGCAGAAGACCACAACCACAACCCAGGCATCGACATTTGCCGGGGTAGATCTGGGCGACAGGGTGCTTCGCGCGAACTTTGCGGCCTGTACGCCTGGGCAGGGGCAGACTCAGCCGATTGCCAGTCGCTGCCGCTTTGACGATCCTGTAGCCCCTCCGATCGAAGCAGACGATCTCGGCGCGCAGCAGGCTTATCCGCTGAATGTCACCGGGGCAGACCTGTCCAACGACGACGTGGTATTTTTCGGTCGTCTTGCACTGAATGTCGAGGTGTCTGACTGGGAAATAGAAGCACGTATGGTGCGTCGCCCCAGTGCGATATCCGGGGAGTCCCTTGCTTCCCGACTCGATGAAATCGCCTTAAGCCTCGACTACGGGCCGGCTTCGACACGCTGGCGCACCTACGGCGAATTCCGCTGGGAACAGCGTGATGATCTGACTCCGGCTGAGGAGATCGACTACACCCTGCTCCCCGGCCCGAACGGTCAGGCGCTCCTGGACGCATCCTTTCTATCCGCGACCGGCGGCGAGAAGCGGGACTCCTATGCGATCCTGCTTGGTGCAGGGTACGCCATATCGCGAAGTTTCCAGGCCTCGCTTGAAGGAAGGTATCGATTCATTGATCGCGACGACCTGTCTGCAGGTGGACAGGACTCAGACACTTATGTCATCAATCTGTCGCTGCGTTACGACCTGGCTCCGAAAAGATTCTGA
- a CDS encoding polysaccharide biosynthesis/export family protein: MCVLFCVAGVASAEQTDAPANEVYRIGVPDLLSVRVWEQAELTGTALVRTDGKISVPLIGDISAEGRTPEELADAIEAALAEFVSQPRVDIAVLEMRSQVVSVIGGGIERSGVLELRHEMRVLDAIAEMGGFTPFAKKRKIKVLRSSGDREVELNFDYPAFLDGKAPGSNFLLQPGDTIIVPE; the protein is encoded by the coding sequence ATGTGCGTGCTGTTCTGCGTTGCAGGGGTTGCGTCTGCCGAACAGACAGACGCCCCTGCCAATGAGGTATACCGGATTGGAGTACCCGACCTTCTGAGTGTACGTGTCTGGGAGCAGGCTGAACTCACTGGCACGGCGCTGGTTCGCACAGACGGCAAGATATCCGTTCCACTGATTGGAGATATTTCTGCTGAAGGGCGTACACCCGAAGAGCTTGCGGATGCGATAGAAGCTGCGCTGGCGGAATTCGTATCCCAGCCCAGAGTGGACATTGCTGTACTCGAAATGCGCAGCCAGGTGGTCAGCGTGATCGGCGGCGGTATCGAGCGCTCGGGCGTTCTCGAACTGCGGCATGAGATGCGCGTGCTGGATGCCATAGCAGAAATGGGCGGGTTCACCCCCTTCGCCAAGAAGAGGAAGATCAAGGTTCTTCGCAGTTCGGGTGATCGTGAAGTCGAGCTGAATTTCGACTATCCAGCCTTTCTCGATGGAAAGGCACCTGGCAGTAATTTTCTGCTGCAGCCAGGCGATACCATTATCGTTCCGGAGTAA
- a CDS encoding polysaccharide deacetylase family protein, protein MRKLVEALTRPLGSSSFLTLLENSERNSNRLRILTYHRVAELDADPDLEPGLISATPERFRIEMAFLKGRYNPISLSALLDAHANRAPLPVRAVLVTFDDGYLDFAENAWPVMRELGIPATLFVPTDFPDGRPEGFWWDRIHAALRRTTRRTLAIDPLGQLDLETPVQRRHAYRIIRNFVKSMPHAPAMTWVDGLIDRLAELPPLNRVLGWEALRRLAEGSVHIGSHSREHALLTRLEASQLAEDLSESLEKVRSELGANAPPPVLAYPSNAVNPAVQEAASRAGYLLSFGGERRLNRLPLRNSQALNRMPVQRYEQGLYRAQLRPTISFVGGALTAIRGKIRA, encoded by the coding sequence ATGAGAAAGCTTGTTGAAGCGTTGACCCGCCCGCTCGGATCGAGCAGCTTTCTGACGTTGCTCGAAAACTCCGAGCGTAATTCGAACAGGCTGCGCATCCTCACGTATCATCGGGTAGCGGAACTCGATGCCGACCCGGATCTCGAGCCCGGCCTGATCAGCGCGACGCCTGAAAGATTCCGGATCGAGATGGCGTTCCTTAAGGGTCGCTACAACCCAATTTCTCTGTCGGCACTGCTGGACGCCCATGCCAATCGCGCACCGCTTCCAGTCCGCGCGGTACTTGTAACCTTTGATGATGGCTATCTGGATTTTGCGGAGAATGCCTGGCCGGTCATGCGGGAACTTGGTATTCCGGCAACGCTGTTCGTGCCTACCGACTTCCCGGACGGCCGGCCGGAAGGATTCTGGTGGGATCGCATTCATGCGGCGTTGAGGCGCACAACCCGGCGAACGCTCGCCATCGACCCGCTGGGACAACTCGATCTGGAGACGCCGGTTCAACGCAGGCATGCATACCGGATTATCCGCAACTTTGTGAAATCGATGCCTCATGCTCCGGCAATGACCTGGGTGGATGGGCTCATCGATCGGCTGGCAGAGCTGCCACCGCTGAATCGCGTTCTCGGCTGGGAGGCGTTGCGCAGGCTTGCTGAGGGAAGTGTCCACATCGGTTCTCACAGCCGTGAACATGCGTTGTTGACCCGATTGGAGGCCTCGCAACTTGCTGAGGATCTCAGTGAGTCGCTGGAAAAAGTGCGCAGCGAGCTGGGCGCCAACGCACCACCTCCGGTACTGGCTTACCCGTCGAATGCGGTCAATCCGGCAGTACAGGAAGCGGCTTCACGAGCGGGCTACCTCCTGTCATTTGGCGGAGAAAGAAGGCTGAATCGATTACCGCTCAGAAACAGCCAGGCGCTCAATCGAATGCCTGTGCAGCGTTACGAGCAGGGTCTTTACCGGGCACAGTTGCGGCCCACGATCTCCTTTGTCGGCGGCGCACTCACTGCAATTAGAGGGAAAATACGAGCATGA
- a CDS encoding Wzz/FepE/Etk N-terminal domain-containing protein, which translates to MNTPNLPDSPDSEKDSSVPEVRLELTQAGVRQVLSLYAEETAGSATYRGVQISFSDILHAMVARKGTVALSLLAGLGLALVVLGVTTPLYSVTSQVVLDRQDTLESALNAGGGGSAFIATQAEIMQSRSVIEDAVAMLEATGGDADPVDAALESLQASPISGTQVVALSYLGPDPVYGAELLEATVNAYRSRLQADEQRNQAERLDAKEIEFAALIEEVQQLEETLQSIRFTYFNGSSAEDSIEARNQIIRSQQQQLQDARQRRIELESQLLAGSVASLSEDPVTRSLQDRLIQAEAELSRLTHTLKPGHPSREAAQREVALLKAQAAEATRAMPVLRRREIEAIKGLEATLVAELEAEHAQLSDIERRRREEQLVMDDLEQTKLLVEQRRRALLDQKLFSRLAKNGEVGVTARLIAKPVQPLAPIWPNSLLVLALGGLLGLLVGGIWAVTKERQREVWLASDRTGIAGKRDR; encoded by the coding sequence ATGAACACGCCCAACCTGCCGGACTCACCGGATTCGGAAAAGGACTCCAGCGTGCCTGAAGTGCGGCTCGAGCTGACTCAGGCTGGAGTGCGTCAGGTGCTGTCGCTGTACGCCGAAGAAACTGCCGGGAGCGCCACCTATCGCGGTGTACAGATCAGTTTCAGCGACATCCTTCACGCCATGGTGGCCAGAAAGGGCACGGTTGCGCTGTCACTCTTGGCTGGTCTCGGGCTGGCTCTTGTCGTCCTCGGAGTCACAACTCCGCTGTATTCAGTGACATCTCAGGTTGTACTTGACCGGCAGGACACTCTGGAGTCGGCTCTGAATGCCGGTGGCGGGGGCTCTGCCTTCATTGCAACCCAGGCTGAGATCATGCAGAGCCGGTCTGTCATCGAAGATGCGGTCGCTATGCTCGAAGCGACGGGCGGGGATGCCGATCCTGTCGACGCAGCACTCGAATCGCTGCAGGCGAGTCCGATTTCCGGAACTCAGGTGGTTGCTCTCAGCTATCTGGGTCCGGATCCGGTCTATGGCGCGGAACTGCTCGAAGCAACTGTGAATGCCTACCGGAGCCGCCTGCAGGCGGACGAGCAGCGCAATCAGGCCGAACGGCTGGACGCCAAAGAGATTGAATTTGCCGCGTTGATCGAGGAAGTGCAGCAACTCGAAGAAACGCTGCAGAGTATTCGATTCACCTACTTCAATGGCAGCAGTGCTGAAGACAGCATTGAGGCCAGAAATCAGATCATTCGAAGCCAGCAGCAGCAGTTGCAGGATGCACGACAGAGGCGCATCGAGCTTGAGAGCCAGCTGCTGGCCGGGAGTGTTGCTTCACTGTCAGAAGACCCGGTCACCCGTTCTCTGCAGGATCGACTGATCCAGGCCGAAGCGGAGCTGTCCAGGCTCACACACACCTTGAAGCCCGGGCACCCCTCACGCGAAGCGGCTCAGAGGGAGGTTGCGCTGCTGAAGGCGCAGGCTGCGGAGGCCACCCGGGCGATGCCGGTGCTCCGGCGGCGGGAGATTGAAGCGATCAAAGGGCTGGAGGCGACCCTGGTTGCGGAACTCGAAGCGGAACATGCTCAACTGTCGGATATCGAACGGCGACGACGGGAAGAGCAGCTGGTGATGGATGATCTGGAGCAGACGAAGCTGCTGGTGGAACAGCGACGTCGTGCACTGCTCGATCAGAAACTGTTCTCGCGGCTGGCGAAAAACGGTGAGGTCGGTGTGACTGCGAGGTTGATCGCCAAGCCTGTTCAACCACTTGCTCCTATCTGGCCGAATTCGCTGCTGGTATTGGCACTCGGAGGACTGCTCGGACTGCTGGTTGGAGGAATCTGGGCAGTCACGAAGGAGCGTCAGCGGGAAGTCTGGCTTGCATCCGATCGAACCGGCATCGCCGGCAAGCGCGACAGGTAG
- a CDS encoding sugar transferase produces MSHPIPKPLRLHQPSTMPSVYHEQKRIFDLVVVFATAALTLPLLAVCALAIRLSGPGPILFRQTRTGADGREFSMLKFRSMVPNASALKDHLKAQNNATGPDFKLLNDPRITRVGRILRQTSLDELPQLWNVLRGDMSLVGPRPTSFGTDTYRLWHTERLEAKPGLTGLWQVVKRGDLDFDERVRLDIAYLRNRSLRLDLWIFLRTIPAVLRRQGAY; encoded by the coding sequence ATGTCCCATCCGATCCCGAAGCCCCTGCGCCTGCACCAGCCCTCCACAATGCCCAGCGTCTATCACGAACAGAAGCGCATCTTCGACCTGGTCGTGGTGTTTGCCACCGCTGCTCTGACCCTGCCGCTGCTGGCTGTCTGCGCTCTCGCCATACGCCTGTCCGGGCCCGGTCCAATCCTGTTCAGACAGACACGCACCGGTGCGGACGGTCGAGAGTTTTCCATGCTCAAATTCCGCTCCATGGTGCCAAACGCGAGCGCGCTGAAGGATCACCTCAAAGCGCAGAACAACGCAACCGGTCCTGATTTCAAACTGCTGAATGATCCGAGAATTACCCGCGTCGGCCGTATCCTGCGCCAGACCAGCCTGGATGAGTTGCCTCAGCTCTGGAACGTGCTGCGCGGAGACATGAGTCTGGTCGGGCCCCGGCCGACATCTTTCGGCACAGACACCTACAGGCTGTGGCATACCGAGCGGCTCGAGGCAAAGCCCGGGCTCACTGGACTGTGGCAGGTGGTGAAACGGGGCGATCTCGATTTCGATGAGCGGGTACGGCTCGACATCGCTTACCTGCGCAATCGCAGTCTCCGCCTCGATCTCTGGATCTTTCTGCGGACTATCCCCGCGGTATTGCGCAGACAGGGCGCCTACTGA
- a CDS encoding glycosyltransferase family 4 protein, whose protein sequence is MTLEARGRDTKIAYMMSRFPKLTETFVLDEMLEMQRQGVAVEVFPLWRERAQVIHPDALPLVARAHFLPLLNLEILRDLIYWLVRSPRKLLQALATLIRENCRSVRFLAGSLVIFPKACTMAKRMEIAGVSHIHAHFASHPAAAALVIGRLTGLTWSFTAHGSDLHREQAMLGQKVREASFVVTISDYNRRFILDRLGSQQESKIRVVHCGVDADSFKIQPVHSAALEIVCIGTLHEVKGQRYLLEACAKLTTRGVQWHCHLIGDGPDREQLIALVGKLGIPDRVTFHGACDREQVRRLLAGMNLACAPSVPTSDGRREGIPVALIEAAACGLPLVASRLSGIPELVLDNQTGMLTEPGDSEDIARVLEILARDPSTRKRLGEAAAANVRENFSLQVSVTTLRRLIRDRCVTCPE, encoded by the coding sequence ATGACCCTGGAGGCACGAGGCAGGGACACAAAAATCGCCTACATGATGTCGCGCTTTCCGAAGCTGACCGAAACATTTGTGCTCGACGAGATGCTCGAGATGCAGCGTCAGGGTGTTGCGGTTGAAGTGTTTCCTCTGTGGCGAGAACGGGCGCAGGTGATTCATCCCGATGCCCTTCCCCTTGTTGCTCGAGCGCACTTTCTGCCGTTGTTGAATCTGGAAATTCTTCGGGACTTGATCTACTGGCTTGTTCGCAGTCCCCGGAAACTGCTGCAGGCGCTCGCCACCCTGATCCGGGAGAATTGCAGGAGTGTGCGCTTTCTGGCCGGCAGCCTGGTCATTTTTCCAAAGGCCTGCACCATGGCAAAACGAATGGAGATCGCTGGGGTCTCCCATATTCATGCCCACTTCGCCAGTCATCCCGCAGCAGCAGCCCTGGTAATCGGCAGACTCACCGGGCTGACCTGGAGTTTCACCGCGCATGGATCGGACCTGCATCGTGAACAGGCCATGCTCGGTCAAAAGGTCCGGGAAGCCAGTTTCGTGGTCACCATATCCGACTACAACCGCCGCTTTATCCTCGACCGGCTGGGCTCGCAGCAGGAAAGCAAGATCAGGGTTGTTCACTGCGGCGTGGATGCCGACAGTTTCAAAATACAACCAGTCCACTCGGCCGCCCTGGAGATCGTCTGTATCGGTACCTTGCATGAGGTGAAAGGTCAAAGGTACCTGCTCGAGGCCTGCGCGAAACTGACCACTCGGGGCGTGCAATGGCATTGCCACCTGATCGGTGATGGTCCGGACCGGGAGCAACTGATCGCACTGGTGGGAAAACTCGGCATCCCAGACCGGGTCACCTTCCATGGCGCCTGCGATCGCGAACAGGTCCGCCGTCTGCTGGCCGGAATGAATCTGGCCTGTGCACCGAGCGTGCCCACCTCGGATGGCCGCAGAGAAGGTATCCCGGTGGCGCTCATAGAGGCCGCTGCCTGCGGCCTGCCGCTTGTTGCCAGCCGCCTGTCCGGCATTCCCGAGCTGGTGCTGGACAACCAGACCGGGATGCTGACAGAACCGGGCGACAGCGAAGACATTGCCCGAGTGCTGGAAATTCTTGCACGGGATCCATCGACCCGAAAGCGACTGGGCGAGGCGGCCGCTGCCAATGTGCGGGAAAATTTTTCGCTGCAGGTGAGCGTCACCACGCTGCGGCGGCTCATCCGTGATCGATGTGTCACATGCCCGGAATAA